One stretch of Pseudomonas sp. NC02 DNA includes these proteins:
- the umuC gene encoding translesion error-prone DNA polymerase V subunit UmuC, translating into MSESPPVFALIDCNSFYASCERVFRPDLAKVPIVVLSNNDGCVIARSYDAKPFIKMGEPYFQIKHKLKQHGIVPFSSNYALYGDMSERVMTLIESIVPAVEIYSIDEAFADLTGIGGLDVLGRQIRARVFQCTGIPVGVGIAHTKTLAKLANHTAKHLQAQTGGVVNITDPVKRDWVLRNTDVSEVWGVGRKMKLHLDTMGIKTAMDLAKADPWTLRKKFSVVIEKTARELAGTSCLELDEPDPPKQEICCSRMFGKRLTELPPIKEAVATYMMRASEKLRAQNSLCKKVRVCIRTGMFNPEEAKYANGVVVDMPYPTDDVRLLTKAAVDALDHIYRPGFKYSKAEVMLLNLCQPGEYTDDLFAVSQPEEATRVMTVLDQINDRWGRGTLRSASVPTNPDWGMRREMMSQSYTTKLDQLWSVACK; encoded by the coding sequence ATGTCTGAGTCGCCACCTGTCTTTGCGCTAATCGACTGCAACAGCTTTTATGCAAGCTGCGAGCGTGTGTTCCGCCCCGACTTGGCGAAGGTGCCCATTGTGGTGCTCAGCAACAACGACGGCTGTGTCATCGCCCGAAGTTACGACGCAAAGCCTTTCATTAAGATGGGCGAGCCGTATTTCCAGATCAAGCACAAGCTCAAGCAGCACGGCATTGTCCCATTTTCCTCAAATTACGCCCTGTACGGGGACATGAGTGAGCGGGTCATGACGCTGATCGAGAGCATAGTGCCCGCCGTCGAGATCTACAGCATTGATGAGGCCTTCGCCGACCTGACCGGTATTGGTGGCCTGGATGTCCTCGGGCGCCAGATCCGCGCACGGGTCTTTCAGTGCACTGGAATCCCGGTGGGCGTCGGAATCGCCCATACAAAGACCTTGGCCAAGCTGGCCAACCACACAGCGAAGCACCTGCAGGCCCAGACCGGCGGCGTGGTGAATATCACCGACCCGGTAAAGCGTGACTGGGTATTGCGCAACACCGACGTTTCGGAGGTGTGGGGTGTCGGCAGAAAGATGAAACTTCACCTGGACACCATGGGCATCAAGACAGCGATGGACTTGGCCAAGGCCGACCCCTGGACGCTCCGCAAAAAATTCAGCGTGGTAATCGAGAAGACCGCCCGCGAACTGGCCGGCACCTCATGCCTGGAGCTGGACGAGCCCGACCCACCCAAGCAGGAAATCTGCTGTAGCCGGATGTTCGGAAAGCGCCTGACCGAGCTGCCGCCGATCAAGGAGGCGGTGGCTACCTACATGATGCGTGCCTCTGAAAAGCTGCGAGCCCAAAACTCGCTGTGCAAAAAGGTCCGTGTCTGCATCCGCACAGGCATGTTTAACCCCGAAGAAGCCAAGTATGCCAATGGGGTAGTGGTGGACATGCCGTACCCGACCGACGACGTGCGGCTGCTGACCAAAGCAGCCGTCGATGCGCTCGACCACATCTACCGCCCAGGATTCAAATACAGCAAGGCCGAGGTGATGTTGCTCAATCTGTGCCAGCCAGGCGAATACACAGACGATCTATTTGCGGTGTCTCAGCCAGAGGAGGCCACCCGGGTGATGACCGTGCTGGACCAGATCAACGACAGGTGGGGAAGAGGAACGCTGCGGTCGGCCAGTGTGCCGACGAACCCCGACTGGGGGATGCGCCGGGAAATGATGAGCCAGAGCTACACCACGAAGCTCGATCAGCTGTGGTCGGTTGCTTGCAAGTAG
- a CDS encoding NAD(P)-dependent alcohol dehydrogenase → MKAWLLKDFGLDNLVQGDAETPVPKAGELLVKVGAVSLNFRDKAIVDGIYEPHKVPKPLIPVSDAAGVVVATGDGVSRFAIGDRVNSHLYSRWLDGMPGPDEPDYCFGSPLPGGLAQYMIIHEDSAVRVPDNLSDEEAATLPIAALTAWYALVDFGQVEAGQTVLVQGTGGVSVFAAQIATALGAKVIVTSSRDENLEAMKKLGAVASVNYRTHPGWAEEVLKLTDGKGVDLLLDVAGGDGINQSIAATRVGGRIAQIGFLTGQTSALNLMPMIFRQTTIRGIAVAPRSSFDRMNAFLSEHRIRPVIDRVYAFDQARQAYEHLARGAFGKVVIKVG, encoded by the coding sequence ATGAAAGCGTGGCTTCTGAAAGATTTCGGTTTGGACAACCTGGTACAAGGGGACGCCGAGACCCCCGTCCCCAAGGCGGGAGAGCTGCTGGTAAAGGTGGGGGCCGTTTCGCTGAACTTCCGGGACAAGGCCATCGTCGATGGCATCTACGAGCCCCACAAGGTGCCCAAGCCATTGATTCCCGTCAGCGACGCGGCAGGCGTTGTCGTAGCAACAGGTGACGGTGTCAGCCGTTTCGCTATTGGCGACCGGGTCAACTCGCATCTCTACTCCCGCTGGCTGGACGGCATGCCTGGGCCGGATGAACCCGACTACTGCTTCGGCTCGCCTTTGCCCGGCGGCCTGGCGCAATACATGATCATCCATGAGGACAGCGCAGTACGTGTCCCCGACAACCTGTCGGATGAGGAAGCCGCGACTCTTCCGATTGCCGCATTGACGGCCTGGTACGCGCTGGTTGATTTCGGCCAGGTCGAGGCGGGCCAAACGGTGCTGGTTCAAGGTACCGGTGGGGTTTCGGTTTTCGCTGCGCAAATCGCAACCGCCCTCGGCGCCAAGGTTATTGTCACCTCCAGTCGGGATGAAAATCTGGAGGCTATGAAAAAACTGGGGGCGGTCGCCAGTGTGAACTATCGCACGCATCCTGGCTGGGCAGAGGAAGTCCTGAAACTCACCGATGGCAAGGGCGTGGACCTGCTCCTGGACGTCGCAGGCGGAGATGGCATCAATCAATCGATCGCCGCGACCAGGGTCGGTGGACGTATCGCCCAGATCGGATTCCTGACGGGCCAGACGTCTGCATTGAACCTGATGCCGATGATATTCCGGCAAACAACCATTCGCGGCATTGCCGTAGCGCCGCGCTCATCGTTCGACCGCATGAACGCGTTCCTGAGCGAGCACAGGATTCGCCCGGTAATCGACCGTGTGTACGCCTTCGATCAAGCGCGCCAGGCATACGAACACTTGGCCAGGGGCGCCTTTGGCAAAGTGGTCATCAAGGTCGGGTAA
- a CDS encoding DUF1737 domain-containing protein produces the protein MQNSPPEGLPTYRILTGKDDASFCHRVSEALALGYQLYGSPAATFNGEYVVVAQAVVWNADNNATVRN, from the coding sequence ATGCAGAATTCCCCTCCTGAAGGCCTACCTACCTATCGGATCCTGACAGGCAAGGACGATGCCTCCTTCTGTCACCGGGTCTCTGAAGCGCTTGCGCTGGGTTACCAGCTTTACGGCTCGCCAGCGGCAACCTTCAATGGCGAGTACGTGGTGGTGGCACAGGCTGTCGTTTGGAACGCCGATAACAACGCTACTGTCAGGA
- a CDS encoding LexA family transcriptional regulator translates to MSFSILGPIAEGGTKLPFCSFRVPAGFPSPAADHIEQHISLDEVLNIRAPHVYLIAITGESMQGAGIFEGDLAVVDRSIEPAHGHVVVALLNNDPICKRLCKRGKEVILLSENPKYPARYILEGDELSIWGVITSTVRSHV, encoded by the coding sequence ATGAGCTTCTCAATTTTAGGTCCTATCGCCGAGGGTGGCACGAAGCTGCCCTTTTGCTCTTTTCGGGTACCCGCCGGCTTTCCATCGCCGGCGGCCGATCACATCGAGCAGCACATCTCATTGGATGAGGTCTTAAATATCAGGGCTCCGCACGTCTATCTGATCGCCATCACTGGCGAGAGCATGCAGGGCGCGGGTATTTTTGAGGGTGACTTGGCGGTCGTGGACCGATCTATTGAGCCGGCCCACGGGCACGTGGTCGTGGCGCTGCTGAACAATGACCCCATCTGCAAACGCCTGTGTAAGCGCGGGAAAGAGGTGATCCTTCTGTCGGAGAACCCGAAATACCCGGCGCGGTACATTTTGGAGGGCGACGAGCTGTCGATCTGGGGCGTAATCACCAGCACCGTGCGCAGCCATGTCTGA
- a CDS encoding DUF1652 domain-containing protein, whose protein sequence is MISTLELRHIIETAFLPTRCVCSIRYDSLNIQLIDPMTQQELLTVAGVDPKTLGSSRAIARLVAEIKEEVRLRGDAALEEVGQA, encoded by the coding sequence ATGATCTCTACCTTAGAGTTACGCCATATAATTGAGACGGCGTTCCTTCCCACCAGGTGCGTGTGCTCGATCAGGTATGACTCACTCAACATTCAGCTGATCGACCCTATGACTCAGCAGGAATTGTTGACGGTCGCCGGGGTTGATCCAAAAACGTTGGGATCAAGCCGCGCAATCGCCAGGCTCGTTGCGGAGATAAAAGAAGAGGTCAGACTTCGAGGGGATGCTGCGCTGGAGGAAGTTGGCCAAGCCTGA
- a CDS encoding GNAT family N-acetyltransferase codes for MTNLTIRRASIDDLPFIVLLLANDSLGAVREDSSLPLQSSYTRAFEAIDADPNQFLAVAVADEEVVGTLQLSFIPNISHRGAWRAQIEAVRVHERMRGSGLGRQFFEWSFEQARQRHCQLIQLTCDRTRPDAHRFYESLGFLPTHTGFKMKL; via the coding sequence GTGACGAATCTGACCATACGACGCGCCAGTATCGACGACTTGCCTTTCATTGTTTTGCTGCTGGCAAATGACTCCCTGGGGGCTGTTCGAGAAGATAGCAGTCTTCCGCTTCAGAGTTCCTACACACGAGCGTTTGAGGCCATCGACGCAGACCCGAACCAGTTTCTTGCCGTCGCTGTGGCTGATGAAGAGGTGGTCGGTACTCTCCAACTTTCTTTCATTCCGAATATTTCTCATCGGGGCGCATGGCGAGCTCAAATCGAAGCCGTCCGCGTGCACGAGCGAATGCGTGGGAGCGGATTGGGCCGGCAATTCTTCGAATGGTCGTTTGAGCAAGCACGTCAGCGCCACTGCCAACTGATCCAGCTTACCTGTGATCGTACGCGGCCAGATGCTCATAGGTTTTATGAGTCCCTGGGGTTCTTGCCAACCCACACAGGCTTCAAGATGAAGCTGTGA
- the xth gene encoding exodeoxyribonuclease III, with the protein MQNLKIATFNVNGIKTRLPNLLQWLEKERPDIVCLQELKAQDNAFPAGELEAAGYGSLHHGQASWNGVAILARDSEPLLIHKGLPGAKDDSQSRYLEAAVHGVIVGCLYLPNGNPQPGPKFDYKLAWFEHLISHAATLQASEHPVVLAGDYNVVPTDLDIYNTRSWLKDALLQPESRECFQRLLSQGWIDSLRHLYPEERVYTFWDYFRQHWQKNSGLRIDHLLLNPVLAPYLKNVGVDAWVRGEEHASDHAPTWIEISSRQTRSRKKPKRS; encoded by the coding sequence ATGCAGAACCTCAAGATCGCGACATTCAACGTCAACGGCATAAAGACGCGACTGCCCAACCTTCTGCAGTGGCTGGAAAAGGAGCGCCCGGACATCGTCTGCCTGCAGGAACTGAAGGCGCAAGACAACGCGTTCCCCGCTGGAGAACTTGAGGCGGCGGGCTATGGCTCATTGCACCATGGCCAGGCATCCTGGAACGGAGTGGCAATTCTCGCGCGGGATTCCGAACCCCTTTTGATCCATAAGGGCCTGCCGGGAGCCAAGGACGACTCGCAGTCTCGATACCTGGAAGCGGCTGTCCATGGCGTGATTGTCGGATGCCTGTACCTGCCCAACGGAAACCCGCAACCCGGGCCAAAATTTGATTACAAGCTCGCGTGGTTCGAACACCTGATCTCCCACGCTGCAACACTGCAGGCCAGCGAACATCCGGTGGTCCTCGCGGGTGACTACAACGTGGTGCCCACCGACCTGGACATCTACAACACCCGCTCATGGCTCAAGGATGCCCTCCTCCAGCCAGAAAGCCGTGAGTGCTTTCAAAGGCTGCTTTCCCAGGGCTGGATCGACTCGCTGAGGCACCTGTACCCGGAAGAGCGGGTGTACACGTTTTGGGATTATTTCCGTCAGCATTGGCAGAAGAATTCCGGGCTGCGCATCGACCATCTGCTGCTCAACCCGGTACTCGCCCCGTACCTGAAAAACGTCGGCGTAGATGCATGGGTACGGGGTGAAGAGCATGCCAGTGATCATGCGCCGACGTGGATCGAGATCTCATCACGGCAAACCCGGTCAAGAAAGAAGCCAAAACGCAGTTGA
- a CDS encoding tail fiber assembly protein yields MTTRAAVNILGADGAVIDVTSLGVNTITTEHPGPGQYLVHGTLGMVPPPEGWGYVLNQVDAACSVDIGYNEGVLAVSVAKDGEPADFVHSITLHVAVESLPIAALLEPTTPGEALLERALAEIARLRALADYAIAPLQDAVDVDEATDADLAALKSWKKYRVALSRVIEQPQYPDAIEWPVAPA; encoded by the coding sequence ATGACCACTCGTGCAGCAGTAAACATTTTAGGCGCCGACGGCGCCGTCATTGATGTCACGTCATTGGGCGTCAACACCATTACGACCGAGCACCCGGGCCCGGGACAGTACCTGGTGCACGGCACGCTTGGAATGGTCCCACCGCCAGAGGGCTGGGGCTATGTGCTGAACCAGGTCGACGCGGCTTGTTCGGTAGACATCGGTTACAACGAGGGCGTGCTGGCTGTCAGCGTGGCCAAGGATGGTGAGCCCGCCGACTTCGTGCACAGCATCACTTTGCATGTGGCGGTGGAGTCACTCCCGATCGCGGCGTTACTTGAGCCAACTACACCTGGTGAGGCGCTGCTGGAAAGGGCCTTAGCAGAGATCGCGCGGTTGCGTGCCCTCGCTGACTATGCGATCGCGCCACTTCAGGATGCCGTGGATGTCGACGAAGCGACGGACGCAGATCTCGCGGCGCTCAAGTCCTGGAAGAAATACCGAGTAGCGCTGAGCCGGGTTATCGAGCAGCCGCAATACCCGGATGCCATTGAGTGGCCTGTCGCGCCTGCGTAA
- a CDS encoding pyocin knob domain-containing protein: MPWYRAGTVAVALNSNTVTGTGTSFSANGRVGDAWTGPDGRWYEVTNIASNTVLTISPNYLGATVSAGTYALAPMQGYVKDSADQLRQIVNQWGATLAGLGAVSTENIVPVAKGGTGATTAPAARAILGALAAGDYGLGGSSITEAGSLSTLNVTKFFNTTAATVGVPIGQGTSDGQGYGIHNQHPNGAYSTQMWTGLAINRMFFRIRAASNWTAWAELYHTQNTTRAADGTLKAI, from the coding sequence ATGCCTTGGTACAGAGCCGGCACCGTTGCAGTTGCATTGAATTCGAACACCGTCACCGGGACCGGCACGTCGTTCAGTGCCAACGGTCGCGTGGGTGACGCATGGACGGGGCCCGATGGGCGCTGGTATGAGGTGACCAACATCGCCAGCAACACAGTGCTGACCATCTCGCCGAACTACCTGGGGGCGACAGTCTCCGCGGGTACGTACGCCCTGGCTCCGATGCAGGGCTACGTGAAGGACTCCGCCGATCAACTCCGGCAGATCGTCAACCAATGGGGCGCCACCCTGGCCGGCCTGGGCGCGGTCTCGACGGAAAACATTGTGCCGGTGGCGAAGGGCGGTACAGGGGCGACAACAGCCCCTGCCGCCCGGGCGATTCTCGGCGCATTGGCGGCTGGCGACTACGGGCTGGGTGGTTCAAGCATCACGGAGGCGGGCAGCCTGAGCACCCTGAACGTTACCAAGTTTTTCAACACTACAGCGGCCACCGTTGGAGTTCCGATAGGCCAGGGCACCTCAGATGGACAGGGCTACGGCATCCACAACCAGCACCCTAACGGGGCTTATTCAACTCAGATGTGGACCGGGCTTGCGATTAACAGGATGTTTTTCAGGATTCGGGCCGCCAGCAACTGGACGGCCTGGGCAGAGCTGTACCACACCCAAAACACGACCCGCGCCGCCGACGGCACACTGAAGGCTATCTAA
- a CDS encoding LysR family transcriptional regulator: MQVFAKLAELGSFTKVAEATQTGRPYVTRTIQELEASLGVRLFQRTTRKVKLTAEGERFYERVKEILATIAETTSMFDRSGSTLSGRLRIDIPTAFSQHGFMESLRQFTEAFPEIELALGVTDRRVDLVAEGIDCVLRIGDLPDSSLVAREIGSAIMVTCASASYLQAYGVPETLADLAGHRCVGFLSGQNNRPLPWHFSMAGEDHPHTPRGGITVNESNAYVQCGVAGFGIIQAPGITVGAYLASGELVEVLGALRPTPRLVSVLYPSRSHLAPQVNAFVDWLKKHFPVVHPDWFNAH, encoded by the coding sequence ATGCAGGTATTTGCCAAGCTGGCGGAGTTGGGCAGCTTCACAAAAGTCGCGGAGGCGACGCAGACCGGCCGTCCCTATGTCACGCGCACTATTCAGGAACTGGAGGCGTCCCTGGGTGTGCGCCTGTTCCAGCGCACGACGCGTAAAGTCAAGCTGACGGCTGAGGGCGAACGATTTTACGAGCGTGTCAAAGAGATTCTGGCCACCATCGCAGAAACCACTTCCATGTTCGACCGCAGTGGCTCGACGCTGAGTGGGCGGCTTCGGATTGATATTCCCACAGCGTTTTCCCAGCACGGGTTCATGGAAAGCCTCAGGCAATTTACCGAGGCATTTCCCGAGATCGAACTGGCACTCGGCGTGACCGACCGCAGGGTAGACCTGGTGGCGGAAGGCATCGATTGCGTATTGCGAATCGGTGATCTCCCGGATTCCAGCCTGGTAGCCAGGGAAATAGGCAGCGCAATCATGGTGACCTGTGCATCTGCAAGTTATCTCCAGGCCTACGGGGTACCGGAAACCCTGGCGGACCTTGCCGGCCACCGGTGCGTCGGCTTTCTTTCGGGTCAAAACAACAGGCCGCTGCCTTGGCACTTCTCGATGGCGGGCGAGGACCATCCACACACTCCACGCGGCGGTATCACCGTGAACGAGTCCAACGCATACGTTCAATGCGGCGTTGCAGGCTTCGGCATTATTCAAGCACCGGGGATTACCGTCGGGGCGTACCTCGCCAGTGGAGAACTGGTTGAAGTACTCGGCGCACTTCGTCCGACACCGCGCCTGGTTTCCGTGCTTTACCCCAGCCGATCCCATCTTGCACCCCAGGTGAATGCATTTGTGGATTGGCTGAAAAAGCACTTTCCGGTTGTGCACCCCGACTGGTTCAACGCTCACTGA
- a CDS encoding lysis system i-spanin subunit Rz yields the protein MTTVQKLAVVLLAMAVSFGGAWQVQDWRMGKQLAKQAGLHKDDLAAITNAAAAQARAEQDKRLATEQQLAASDQQHSLELSNAQRSQATLRDRLATSDLRLSVLLDATDSTSGCDVPPTPGAVGVVHAARRAQLDPAHAQRIIAITDDGDNAVIALRACQAYVRTVNLIK from the coding sequence ATGACGACGGTGCAAAAGTTAGCCGTGGTCCTGTTGGCCATGGCCGTGAGCTTCGGGGGCGCCTGGCAGGTGCAGGACTGGCGGATGGGAAAGCAACTCGCCAAGCAGGCCGGCCTGCACAAGGATGATCTGGCAGCGATCACCAATGCCGCCGCCGCCCAGGCCCGCGCCGAGCAGGACAAACGGCTGGCAACCGAGCAGCAACTGGCCGCCTCCGACCAACAACACTCCCTGGAGCTTTCCAATGCTCAACGTAGCCAAGCAACTCTGCGTGATCGCCTTGCCACTTCTGATCTGCGGCTGTCAGTCCTTCTCGACGCCACGGATTCAACCAGTGGCTGCGACGTGCCTCCCACCCCCGGCGCCGTCGGCGTGGTTCATGCAGCCCGTCGAGCCCAACTTGACCCAGCGCATGCTCAAAGAATTATCGCCATCACCGACGACGGGGATAACGCCGTGATCGCGCTGCGGGCATGCCAAGCGTACGTCAGAACAGTAAATTTAATAAAATAA
- a CDS encoding SOS response-associated peptidase, which produces MCGRLSQYSGIHDFVAALSMPNALANSVGELPLERYNVAPTTQVALLHLQGDLLHADLVRWGWRPHWAKDRAAPINARVEKVAHGPFFRAIWPHRAITPIDNWFEWVDEGGPKKQPYLIRRRDGAPVLCAAIGQLPDSDEGTGEHDGFVIITADSAGGMVDIHDRRPVVLTPDLAREWLDPATPKERAEQMVLHQGEPAEAFEWFKVDTAVGNVRNKGPELIEPTQG; this is translated from the coding sequence ATGTGCGGAAGACTTTCCCAGTACAGCGGCATTCATGACTTCGTTGCAGCGCTGAGCATGCCAAATGCACTGGCGAACTCCGTGGGTGAGTTGCCCCTGGAGCGGTACAACGTCGCGCCGACAACCCAAGTCGCCCTGCTCCACCTGCAGGGCGATCTGCTGCATGCCGACCTGGTGCGCTGGGGATGGCGACCGCACTGGGCCAAGGACCGTGCTGCACCGATCAATGCCCGCGTAGAGAAGGTGGCCCACGGCCCGTTCTTCCGCGCGATCTGGCCGCACCGGGCAATCACGCCCATAGACAACTGGTTTGAGTGGGTGGACGAAGGCGGACCGAAGAAGCAGCCCTACCTGATCCGCCGGCGGGACGGTGCACCCGTGCTGTGCGCCGCCATCGGCCAACTGCCCGACAGCGATGAAGGCACGGGCGAGCATGACGGCTTCGTGATCATCACCGCCGACAGCGCCGGCGGAATGGTGGACATCCACGACCGGCGCCCGGTGGTGCTGACGCCGGACCTAGCCCGGGAATGGTTGGACCCGGCCACGCCCAAGGAGCGCGCCGAACAGATGGTGCTCCACCAGGGCGAACCGGCCGAGGCCTTCGAATGGTTCAAGGTCGATACTGCCGTGGGCAACGTGCGGAATAAAGGGCCCGAGTTAATTGAGCCAACGCAAGGCTGA
- the arr gene encoding NAD(+)--rifampin ADP-ribosyltransferase, with protein MSNTAGMFIRQFFHGTRADLEPGDLIRVGYPSNFTEGKALSWVYFAGTLDAAIWGAELALGSGRERIYVVEPTGAIMDDPNVTDKKFPGNPTLSYRSTDPLRVVAEVTKWHGHPPERLQQMKDNLARLKAEGRDVIID; from the coding sequence ATGTCAAATACCGCTGGCATGTTCATCCGTCAGTTCTTTCACGGCACCCGGGCCGACCTGGAGCCCGGCGATCTGATCCGCGTCGGCTACCCGTCCAACTTTACAGAAGGTAAAGCACTGTCCTGGGTTTACTTTGCGGGCACGCTGGATGCCGCCATCTGGGGGGCTGAGCTGGCGCTCGGCAGTGGGCGGGAACGGATTTATGTTGTGGAGCCAACGGGGGCAATCATGGATGACCCCAACGTGACGGATAAGAAGTTTCCCGGCAATCCCACGCTTTCCTATCGCTCCACTGACCCTTTGCGCGTCGTGGCGGAGGTCACGAAATGGCACGGGCATCCGCCTGAACGGTTGCAGCAGATGAAGGACAACCTCGCGCGCTTGAAGGCCGAGGGGCGCGATGTGATCATCGACTGA
- a CDS encoding glycoside hydrolase family 19 protein — protein MPITEQQLLQILPNAGRQAGVFVPVLNTAMAKYGIVTRLRIAAFVAQVGHESGQFRWLKELWGPTPQQAGYEGRTDLGNTVNGDGFKYRGRGLIQITGRANYAACGDALGLDLVNQPALLEQPQYAALSAAWFWSSRGLNAPADQGAFVTITRRINGGLTGQDDRQALYDKALEVLA, from the coding sequence ATGCCGATCACTGAGCAGCAGTTGCTGCAGATACTCCCGAACGCCGGCCGCCAAGCCGGCGTTTTTGTTCCCGTACTGAATACAGCCATGGCCAAGTACGGAATCGTCACTCGACTGCGCATTGCTGCGTTCGTCGCCCAGGTCGGGCACGAGTCGGGGCAGTTTCGGTGGTTGAAAGAGTTGTGGGGCCCCACGCCGCAGCAGGCTGGCTACGAGGGTCGCACCGATCTGGGTAATACGGTGAATGGTGATGGCTTTAAGTATCGTGGCCGCGGCCTGATCCAGATCACCGGCCGGGCGAACTATGCGGCGTGCGGCGATGCGCTGGGACTGGACCTGGTAAACCAGCCAGCCCTGCTGGAGCAACCGCAGTACGCCGCGCTGTCGGCAGCCTGGTTCTGGTCCTCTCGTGGCCTGAACGCTCCGGCAGACCAGGGTGCATTCGTTACGATCACGCGCCGCATCAATGGTGGCTTGACCGGGCAGGACGACCGACAGGCGCTATACGACAAGGCGCTGGAGGTGCTGGCATGA
- a CDS encoding alpha/beta fold hydrolase → MSTFKLTSRIFSTPRHTTHYLESGPADGALMMFLHGWPELGLIWRAQMEAFAAQGWHCVAPDMRGYGGSSAPAAINAYTIENIVADMTELHDHLGGTPAIWVGHDWGSVVAGELVAHEPWRSRGVVLVSVPYFPSTNALATLIPLVDRGIYPVDQYPDGQWDYYRYYNTHFASAVADLDADKAASLASIYRRGDPASIARVASNAEVTRKGGRFGEAHRAPPTPPDSALWPETDFAALVRTFEEHGFRTPCAWYLNDDANIEYAHRAPNGGRLSMPVLFVNGDYDPMNTINGNQLGDPMRAACADLTVTSLPGGHWLPVECKTELVAAISRWLMLAKFVPHQ, encoded by the coding sequence ATGTCCACTTTCAAGCTGACTTCGCGCATCTTCAGTACGCCCCGTCACACAACGCATTATCTGGAATCGGGACCTGCCGATGGGGCATTGATGATGTTCCTGCATGGCTGGCCCGAACTCGGTTTGATCTGGCGTGCACAGATGGAAGCGTTCGCTGCCCAAGGCTGGCACTGCGTCGCACCCGACATGCGCGGCTATGGCGGCTCTTCGGCGCCGGCCGCGATCAATGCGTACACGATTGAAAACATCGTGGCAGACATGACAGAGCTGCATGACCATCTCGGTGGAACGCCCGCCATCTGGGTGGGCCACGATTGGGGCAGCGTCGTGGCCGGTGAACTGGTCGCCCATGAACCTTGGCGCAGCCGCGGCGTTGTGCTGGTTTCGGTTCCGTACTTTCCTTCCACGAACGCGCTGGCGACGCTCATACCGCTGGTTGACCGAGGGATTTACCCGGTCGACCAGTATCCAGACGGCCAATGGGACTATTACCGCTACTACAACACGCATTTTGCGTCCGCCGTGGCTGATCTTGACGCGGACAAAGCAGCATCGCTGGCGTCGATTTATCGAAGAGGCGACCCTGCAAGCATCGCCAGGGTCGCCTCCAATGCCGAAGTGACCCGCAAAGGCGGGCGGTTTGGCGAAGCGCACCGGGCTCCCCCGACCCCACCAGACTCGGCGCTCTGGCCCGAGACGGACTTCGCGGCACTGGTGCGCACGTTCGAGGAGCATGGTTTCCGCACGCCCTGCGCGTGGTATCTGAACGACGATGCCAACATCGAATACGCCCATCGCGCACCCAATGGCGGCCGCCTGTCCATGCCCGTCCTGTTTGTGAACGGTGATTACGACCCGATGAATACCATCAACGGCAATCAGTTGGGCGATCCAATGCGCGCGGCCTGCGCAGACCTCACAGTGACGAGCCTGCCTGGCGGGCATTGGCTGCCGGTGGAGTGCAAGACCGAACTCGTTGCGGCCATAAGTCGCTGGCTGATGCTCGCGAAATTCGTGCCCCATCAGTAA